Within Candidatus Thorarchaeota archaeon, the genomic segment CGGCCAGTCGCATAGTCGCCGAGTCTGGCGCACGTATCCAAATACGGCCATTCTGACCAACGATGGTCTGAATACGGAGACGGTCATTAATCATGTTGATCATCGACCCGCGTCGCCCAATTATGCGCGGGACCTTCGCGGGGTTGACCTCCAGAATCATCCCATCTGTGAGCTTCTTGAGCCCTCGACCCTTCATGGTAAGGAACGGGCCGCTGTTCCTGTCAAACGCAAGGACCTCAGCGGAGAGTACATCACCGACATCATAGTAGCGGGATATGTCCTCATCATAAGGACGCCTGAGCGCATTGTTTGCGTGAAGGGAGGCCTGGTAGGGTCCTCCTATGTCTATGCGCCAGTTGTTTCCTGCCACGGCTATCACAGTACCAATGACTAGGTCACCTTCTCGGGGTATGTACACACCCTGGAGCGGTACAACCTTCACAGAGTTCCCGCGCAGCTCCGTCAGGCCCACGAGAGCGGAGTATATCTTGCCGTCAACATCGTAGGTGCCAACTGATGCCCTGTATCTACCTTCTGCAAGGAGCTGACCGGGAATCACGACTTCACGTTTCTGGAAGTAAATTCCTGCCAATTCTTTCCCTCTTGTTTCGTTATTCTTGCGATCTGAAATGCGGCGCATGGAGCCGCTATCGGACGACCTCGATTCGAACCTGTCCCTTTGTGAGCTTGTTCAGTTCATCATAGAGCTGCTGCCTCTGAGAGGCAGGCATCTCGACCAGACCGGTCCAAGAACCATCAGTGTTCCACGTGTCGGACTTGACAACTCCCGTGGACGCCACAATGTTGTAGCCCTTACCCGAATACGCAGCAGGGATTGTCACCTGCACTTTCACGGTGTCAAACGAGATGGGGAGTATGACACGAAGTGCCTTCACGACATTTGGTATCTGCTCTTCAACTGAGGTGAAGGGGTCCACTCGCACTTTGGCCTCGACCATCGCGCTTCGAATCCGGTCCGGCGGGTGTGGATAGCCGGTCTGAGGATTCATCGCCTGCTTACAGATGCTGTCAACTATCGCATCGGTCTTCTCTCGGAGGAGCTGCTCTCTCTGCTCGTGAGTGAGTCTGAACTCACCGTGGCGTATCAGTTCCGGAGCCACGTCGAACACGTCAGAGCTCCCGAAAGTGTCCCGAACCAGTTGTTCAGAGGCAGTGATACCTCTTCGTGCGTCCTCGTAAATATTGAATGACTTGAGAATATCGTCAAGTGCGATGTTCTCGCCCCGTCTGTATCGGAAGGCCAAGTCCGGGTCGACAAACAACTCAAAACGCCGGCCGTCCTTCACAATGCCTATCACTACCGCGTCCAACGCGAGCCACTTTTCGCCTGTCTTGGCACCCCAACCCATCATCCACGTTCAACTCCGGTCCTTCAGTTTGTGACCTTTGGCTGCGAGAGTATCTGCTCAATCTCCTCACGTGAGAGCTTGTGGAACTTCCTGTCACTGACAGCGATATGAGCTATCTCGATGTTGTCCGGTGTCATCTTCGCCTCACTGGCCTGCTTGAGTGCCTCAAGAGCCAGTCGCGTGGCATCCTCCATGCTCATAGTCCTGTTGTATTTCTTCTCAAGCAACTCGCCAGCTTGGCTACTGCCTCGTCCAATGACAGTAGCGAGGAAACCAAGCAGCGTCCCGGTGGGATCAGTGACATACAGCTTTGGCCGGCCATCGAGGTCAACCGCACCGATTATCATCGCAACACCAAATGGACGGCCACCACCGCCTTGCGTGAACATGGACTTGATGTCACATATGTGGTCTGCAAGCGCTTCAGCGGGAATCGGTTCTTCGTAAGTCAGCCAGTAGGACTGCGCCTTTATCCTGGCCATCTCAATCAGGCGCCTCGCATCGGCCATCAGACCGGAAGTGGCGACCCCCACATGATCATCCACCTTGGAGATCTTCTCAATGCTGTCCGGTTCATGGAGTGGTTCAACTCGCTTCTCCGCAAGTAGTACTACTCCGTCCTTCACAAGAATCCCAATGGATGTGGCACCTTGTTCCACTGCCTTCTTTGCGTATTCCGCAGCAAAGATCCGTCCATCCGGGCTGAATACGCTCGTACTGAAGTCGTATCCCGCTCCGCTTATGCCAAACACAGTGAATCCTCCAAGCAGTCGTCTGAAAGCCTAGCCGGAAGCCAGAACCTCATTTTATGGGCAGTCTAACAATTCCGGTGAGTGACTGGACAGAGAAGACTGTCAGTCCTAGGCAACTAACGTCGTCTGGTTCAGAAGGTCTAACCCAGAAGTGGCCACATAAAGCTTCTGGTCAAGTAGGCTTCCAGAGGACAGGTCAAGTGTCTGCAGGGGAGCAATTGTCCTGCCGAATCTGCTCGGGCAGACAAGTACAGGCTGTCGGTATCTCGACATTGACCTCTTTCTCAGAGGTACTGCCTGTGCAGTAGAGTCAATCCGGCAGAGCATCGTGACAACTGTGAACATGGTACAGACCTGCTGGCTCATTCCTGATGAAGAAACAGGTAAGCCACAAAGCCCAATGAAAAGGCCAGAGTTGCAGCAGCTATGTTGGGCCCAAACATCCCATACGAGATTCCACCTATGACAGCGAGCATGATCACAATCTCGGTCCAACCAGATCTGATGCCAGTGAGCCCGAATCTGAGGTTGACCACGGTGACTGTCACGAAGATGAAAGTGAGTGTGAGCGACGCAATCTCAACCACGTAGGTGAGCCAGACGTTTATTGAATTGAGCACGCCCACCGGACTTGTGGCAATGAAGTCTGGAGAGGACCATGCCCAGAAGGCAATGGCAAGGAGCAAGAAGACTGTGGAGAACAGCACAGTCACTACTGTGGAACGAATCAGATCCCGTCGTTCTGGCAGATTGTCACTCACTCTGGATATCACCCGCCGACGGGGCCAGAGAACGTTCCTCACTTAAATATGCCGACAAGGAGGACTGCGCACTGAGCATACCTTCAGCTGCGGAGCACTACACATCGACAGAGGTGCCGAGTCGGAGATTGTACACTCTGAACTCAAGACTGGTGAGCTCGTCCTGCAGAGCGCGATAGCGGGACTCGAACTCCGCAGATGAGATGTCGCCAGCTCGCTTGAGAGTCACAAGCTCCTTGAGTGCCTTCTGTTTCGCGCGAATCTCCTGCTTGAGCCGCGCCCACTCATCTCGATTTGCAGACACCGTGTCTGCCCATGCCATGGCGCCCTCTTCCGAGTCTTGTTCTAGCTTGCCCACAATCTCGTCCAGTGCGTGTCGAATCTGAGCGCTCTTCTTCTCTTCCTTGTCTGTCATCAGGCTCACTACAAGCAGAGCTTCATCTGAGATGATATATGCATTGAGATTAGACTCCAATGATGAGTGGAATCAGGGGGACCAGTGGTAGAAACACAACTGTGCCCAGAATGACTGCCGTGGCGGCAGCCTCATAGTCCAGCCCGAAGCTTGTCGATAGCGCAACCGTGATGACTGCAGGAGGCATCATCGCTTCAATCAGCAGCACCATCCGGGTCACAGGCGTTGGGGTAAGGACGATGAGCAGGAGGGCGACAGCAAGCGGGACAAGCACCTGTCGTATGACAAGCACTTTCGCAGTTGATCTCACTCTGAGCGTGCCGAGACCAGAACACAGAGCAAGACCTACACTGAATAACGCCAGATAGGTGGTGATACTGCCTACAGACGAGAGAGCCGGGACCAATGCATCAGGAACCCGGGCACCAATCAACAGGACTGGGAGTATGAATGCAACCGCAAGTAGTGGCGGAAAGAGCAGAGTCTTCTTCACGATCTGCAACCACCGTACATGCTCGGCTCCGTAGAGTGATCCGATTGTCGATCCAAGAGTACTCAGAATTGTCATCTGAACAATAGAGAAGACCACGATGACGGGGACTCCAACTCCACCAATGAACATGAGAGTCACTGGCAAAGGTAGGAAGACGCCATTGGGAAAAGTCCCTGCGAGCAGAAACGCTCCTCTGGTTGCAGGCGGGTTGGTGTCACTCAACATGACAGCAGAGACCATGGCTACACTGAGCAGGTGTATTGTGACGGTCACTACGACAATCAGGAGGAAGTCCTCTGCCACACCGATGGGGGATGTGAGAAATGTCTGCACAATGAGCACAGGGATTAGTACATTGACAATCAGAGAGCCTGCAGCCCTGTTGACTCGCTGAGAGTCGTGATACAGCCGGCCGAATGAATAACCAAACGCTATGAAAGCGTAGAACAGCACCAGCTTCAGTCCCACATCGACAATACTCTGCATACCTGTGCTCAGCCTGAGGGACCGCGACTCACGATATAAGCTGACGGGAGAGGACACGCGACCGTCCCGCAACCGCCTTCGTTCGCACACCATTCGGACCACCTTGATCGCACCACCTCTGGACAGAACACTCGCACTTCACCTGCGCTCGGTAAGCTTCTCCGTCTGCAGGCCAGGTCACAAGAAACTCATACCTCTAGCTACTCTTCTCGGCAGTTTCTGAGCACCGCCCACAGTTGGGATTCCACCTCTATTACTTCCTTGGAGAGAGTCCTAGGAGTGCCTACGCTCAGCGCAAGAAGATAGATTCTGCAGGCACGGTCAAGAAGGACTGACAGGTCGAGGGCTTCCTCAAGAGTCCGCCCACAAGTGAGGGCCCCATGATTCGCCATGAGTACTCCACTACGGCCCTCCAATGCGTCTACTACTGCCTCGGCAAGTTCATCTGTGCCGGGCATTGCATAGGAGGCCACTCGGACCTCGCCTCCAATCTTTGGTACAATCTCATCTAGGACAGGAGGCAAGGGCATGCCGAGGACCGCAAGTGCGCTGGCGTACACACTGTGCGTGTGCACAACAGCTCTTGCATCTCGCCTACGCTTGTAGATGCGCAAGTGTGTGGGAGTCTCGATACTAGGTGTCTTCGCGCCTTCTAAGACCCGCCCCTCAGTGTCTAGTACCATGATGTCGTCAATCGCCATCTTGTCGTACTTGACTGAACTCGGCGTGATAACCACATGATCATCGACTCTGACACTGACATTGCCAGATGAACCGACGACCATCCCATGCTCAGTAAGCCACAGGCAAGTGTCAACTATCTCCTGTTTTGTCGCTTCATACATTCATTCATCACTTCGGCGCCAGGTGTCACTCTATCGAGAGTCAGAGTGTGTTTCGTAGAGTTCGTGCAGCTGGTCGAGCAGCTGGTCTCTGGCCACTCGTGTCTTCAGATAGTACAGACAGTATCGCCGTTAAAGCTGCTGTTGCCGAGAGCAGTAGTGATTTGAGTGTGAGCGCACGAATGTGTACTGTGTCATCAAGCGCTATTGCACAGAAGATGGTGTTCTTTGTACTATTCTATGTCGTATACTTTAACGCGCTTCTGTTGACGCTTGTGCCACAGATCTACACCTCTCCAGTTCATCTTGTCTACCTGTTGTTGTTCTACGGGACGGCATTCATAGACGGCATGGTAAGACCGCTGCCGGAGAAGAGAGAGGTGGACACCTATACCAAGACACTGATTGTCTTCTTTGGCCTACAGCCTTTCCTCTTCGTGCTCGCATTCTACGAGAACTTGTCACTGATTACGAGGTTCTTACCACCATACGACAGTCAGCTCGTGTCCTACGCGGGAATCAGCCTGTACATCATAGGCGCGGCCTTGTCAGTGGGCAGTAGAGTCCAGCTTGGTAGGCAAGGTAGTGGACGCATTGAGATTCGCGAGGGACACACACTGGTGACGACCGGACTCTACGCGCGGGTGCGCCACCCCATGTACAGCGGGGGACTGGTGGGGATAATAGCATTTGGACTCGTGTTTCGCTGTGTGGCGGTCATGTTGTTCGCTATCGCGTTGTTCTTTGTTGTCTTCCAGAAGCGCTGGAAGAGAGAGGAACAGCTCCTGGAGCAGGAGTTCGGAGAGCAGTACAGGGAATACATGAAGCGGACCAGACGACTAATACCAGGTGTCTACTAAGGCCTCATCATGGAATAATACCACTCATGAGGAAACGCCCTGTACCACTTTGTCAGTCCTTGACCTCAGCTAGATGCACGCTACACGACACACAAGGGTCGTATGCTCGTACTATTGTCTGAATCTTCTCCGCCAGTACCTTTGGGTCTTTGACGCCCTGTTGTAGAAACGCCTCAGTGGTTCTTCGAAGGTCATCCTCCAGCATGGGCAGGAACATCGCAGTGGGCGTGATTATGTCCGCCGCCTTCACGACACCGTTCTTGTCCACCCGGATAGTATACGCCAAGAGCCCACGTGGCGCCTCTGAGATAGACACACCGGTTCCGGCCTGAGCAATCTTGGGTCGAATCCGCTTCTCATAGGGCTTGAAGTCCGCCAGCAGTTGCTCCACGATGTTCTCGGCTCTATGGACGAAGTAGATGAGTTCAATGGCCTGAGCGAAGTTGTTAGACATCGGGTTGTTGGGGTCAAGGTGTGACTCATACATCTCGGCCAGTTCTCTGGCCCGACCGTCCATTCCACTGCGAAAGAGTGTGAGCCTTGACAGAGCACACGTCATGAAGGGCTTTCCTTTGTACATGCTGTGCTTGGCAAAGGAGTGAGAGACAACCTGCTCTGTGATACGAACCTTGTATGCATCCACCTTGAACGTCTCGCCGTCTGAGGCAGAGACCTGGTTGCCCAGCATGGAGTAGGTGGCATCGAAAGGCTGTAGTGCAAGATGGACCCGGTCCCCATCTGCCTCAGGCCAGTTGCGGAAACTGACTAGGTGCTCAAGTGCTTCCTCGGCCTGGTTGTGGATTCCTTTGAGTCGCTTAAGGATGGACTCAAGCTGTTCCTTCGAAGGGAGCTTGCCATAGCCACCAATCAGGACATTCTCCTGATGTATGTAACGGGAGCCCAGTAGGGTCTGAATGTCTGCGCCAATGTCCTTCAGTATCATTCCGGACTCGATGATGCTGGGGTGGTCCTTGCCAAGTGTGAAGGCATCATGATAGCCCAGGAAGTCAGGCAGTGCCAACAGGAACAAGTGGAGAGCATGACTCTCGATGTAGTCACCAATGTAGAGGAGTTCGCGCAACTTCCTCGTCTGCTCAGTCGGCTGCAGACCAATGGCAGCCTCGGCAGCCTGCACAGCCGTCACCTTGTGCGCAGCGGAGCAGAATGAACAGATACGCGGATACACGGCCACAGCATCTTCCAAGGGCTTGCCCACGGTGATTGCCTCAAAGTACCGAGGACCCTCAAACACATTCACATGAACGACATCGACCTTCGTCCCTGTGAAGCTGATCTCGATGCCAGCCTTGCCTTCGATACGTGCGATGTGGTCCACAGAGATGGGATATGACACCTTGGACATCACTTGGTACCTCCGTAGATCTTGTCGAGATGTCCCTCGAGATTTGGTTCGTGCGCACCAAAGATGCGCATCCGAGCACGCACCGATTCACGTGACATGCCCTTGGCCTTGAACACCGACGCGAGAGAGTCAAACCACGACGTGTTATGTGGGACTGGACCACGACAGCCTATGCAGGGGACATCATGCGATATGCATCTGGCCTTGCATCCCGCCGTTGTGACGGGCCCTAGACAGGGCTCACCACGTTCGATCAGGATACATGGATTGCCGGCCATTCTGCACTCGGAACAGACGGGAAAGTCCTTCGGCTCCGGAAAGGTCCCGAACAAGAATGCTGAGATGAAGTAGAGTATCTCGTCTTCTTCTGGAGGACAGCCGGGCAGGTAGTAGTCCACCTTGACGTGTTTCGATATGGGCGTTGCCTGCAGTGGAGCAGCGTCAATCTTGCTTGTCCCGTAGACTGTTGCATGTAGGTCAGACACCTTCTTGTCGCCTTCAGCCCAGCTCTGGACCCCTCCGTTCACAGAACAGGCGCCCAGGGCCACAAGTATCTTGGAATGCTTGCGAATCTCATGCAACTCCTCCAAGTCCTTCTCGGTGGACACCGAGCCCTCCACAAATGCGACCTCCACATCCGGGGCCATGGTACTTGCACTGGAGAGCATATAGAAGCTCTCAAAGCTCACTGCCTCCGATATCTCAAGGATCTTTGAAACTGTGGCAAGTTTCAGCTGGCATCCATAACAGGAGGTGAGTGCATAAACGCCCACCTTTGGCTTGCACACTCCTCCACAGTCTTCAATGATTGCGGTCATTCAATCATATCCTCCTATATCAGACCA encodes:
- a CDS encoding Ni/Fe hydrogenase subunit alpha, with the translated sequence MSKVSYPISVDHIARIEGKAGIEISFTGTKVDVVHVNVFEGPRYFEAITVGKPLEDAVAVYPRICSFCSAAHKVTAVQAAEAAIGLQPTEQTRKLRELLYIGDYIESHALHLFLLALPDFLGYHDAFTLGKDHPSIIESGMILKDIGADIQTLLGSRYIHQENVLIGGYGKLPSKEQLESILKRLKGIHNQAEEALEHLVSFRNWPEADGDRVHLALQPFDATYSMLGNQVSASDGETFKVDAYKVRITEQVVSHSFAKHSMYKGKPFMTCALSRLTLFRSGMDGRARELAEMYESHLDPNNPMSNNFAQAIELIYFVHRAENIVEQLLADFKPYEKRIRPKIAQAGTGVSISEAPRGLLAYTIRVDKNGVVKAADIITPTAMFLPMLEDDLRRTTEAFLQQGVKDPKVLAEKIQTIVRAYDPCVSCSVHLAEVKD
- a CDS encoding isoprenylcysteine carboxylmethyltransferase family protein — its product is MCTVSSSAIAQKMVFFVLFYVVYFNALLLTLVPQIYTSPVHLVYLLLFYGTAFIDGMVRPLPEKREVDTYTKTLIVFFGLQPFLFVLAFYENLSLITRFLPPYDSQLVSYAGISLYIIGAALSVGSRVQLGRQGSGRIEIREGHTLVTTGLYARVRHPMYSGGLVGIIAFGLVFRCVAVMLFAIALFFVVFQKRWKREEQLLEQEFGEQYREYMKRTRRLIPGVY
- a CDS encoding sulfhydrogenase 1 subunit delta, with protein sequence MCKPKVGVYALTSCYGCQLKLATVSKILEISEAVSFESFYMLSSASTMAPDVEVAFVEGSVSTEKDLEELHEIRKHSKILVALGACSVNGGVQSWAEGDKKVSDLHATVYGTSKIDAAPLQATPISKHVKVDYYLPGCPPEEDEILYFISAFLFGTFPEPKDFPVCSECRMAGNPCILIERGEPCLGPVTTAGCKARCISHDVPCIGCRGPVPHNTSWFDSLASVFKAKGMSRESVRARMRIFGAHEPNLEGHLDKIYGGTK
- a CDS encoding ribosome assembly factor SBDS, which encodes MMGWGAKTGEKWLALDAVVIGIVKDGRRFELFVDPDLAFRYRRGENIALDDILKSFNIYEDARRGITASEQLVRDTFGSSDVFDVAPELIRHGEFRLTHEQREQLLREKTDAIVDSICKQAMNPQTGYPHPPDRIRSAMVEAKVRVDPFTSVEEQIPNVVKALRVILPISFDTVKVQVTIPAAYSGKGYNIVASTGVVKSDTWNTDGSWTGLVEMPASQRQQLYDELNKLTKGQVRIEVVR
- a CDS encoding AEC family transporter, whose product is MQSIVDVGLKLVLFYAFIAFGYSFGRLYHDSQRVNRAAGSLIVNVLIPVLIVQTFLTSPIGVAEDFLLIVVVTVTIHLLSVAMVSAVMLSDTNPPATRGAFLLAGTFPNGVFLPLPVTLMFIGGVGVPVIVVFSIVQMTILSTLGSTIGSLYGAEHVRWLQIVKKTLLFPPLLAVAFILPVLLIGARVPDALVPALSSVGSITTYLALFSVGLALCSGLGTLRVRSTAKVLVIRQVLVPLAVALLLIVLTPTPVTRMVLLIEAMMPPAVITVALSTSFGLDYEAAATAVILGTVVFLPLVPLIPLIIGV
- a CDS encoding S1 RNA-binding domain-containing protein yields the protein MAGIYFQKREVVIPGQLLAEGRYRASVGTYDVDGKIYSALVGLTELRGNSVKVVPLQGVYIPREGDLVIGTVIAVAGNNWRIDIGGPYQASLHANNALRRPYDEDISRYYDVGDVLSAEVLAFDRNSGPFLTMKGRGLKKLTDGMILEVNPAKVPRIIGRRGSMINMINDRLRIQTIVGQNGRIWIRAPDSATMRLAVRAFRMIEEQAHTSKLTDRVNAMLLEETARLRDEKRPPAPAENSEPK
- a CDS encoding class II aldolase/adducin family protein translates to MYEATKQEIVDTCLWLTEHGMVVGSSGNVSVRVDDHVVITPSSVKYDKMAIDDIMVLDTEGRVLEGAKTPSIETPTHLRIYKRRRDARAVVHTHSVYASALAVLGMPLPPVLDEIVPKIGGEVRVASYAMPGTDELAEAVVDALEGRSGVLMANHGALTCGRTLEEALDLSVLLDRACRIYLLALSVGTPRTLSKEVIEVESQLWAVLRNCREE
- a CDS encoding archaeal proteasome endopeptidase complex subunit alpha; this translates as MFGISGAGYDFSTSVFSPDGRIFAAEYAKKAVEQGATSIGILVKDGVVLLAEKRVEPLHEPDSIEKISKVDDHVGVATSGLMADARRLIEMARIKAQSYWLTYEEPIPAEALADHICDIKSMFTQGGGGRPFGVAMIIGAVDLDGRPKLYVTDPTGTLLGFLATVIGRGSSQAGELLEKKYNRTMSMEDATRLALEALKQASEAKMTPDNIEIAHIAVSDRKFHKLSREEIEQILSQPKVTN